The following coding sequences are from one Leptolyngbya sp. NIES-3755 window:
- a CDS encoding DNA methylase N-4/N-6 (similar to AA sequence:cyanobase_aa:Ava_3014), which translates to MLESPLYITHRGAAYVGDSLQLLDSLESDSIDLIMTSPPFALQREKTYGNVDQQTYVDWLFAFCEKVYRVLSQTGSFVLDLGGAYQSKRPVRSLYNYRILIKLCDELDFRLAEEFFWYNPSKLPSPIEWVNKRKIRAKDSVNTIWWLSKTDYPKANVSQVLVPYSERMKKLQENPQKYYKPKDRPSGHDISTKFATDNGGAIPSNLLQIPNTESNSRYLQLCKAVGVAPHPARFPQKLPDFFINFLTEPGDTVLDIFAGSNTTGISAEIGQRQWIAFEQNLQYLAASSFRFLEKSSSDAQAVSLFKELLETQTTIDISSSNQLHLPV; encoded by the coding sequence ATGTTAGAAAGTCCGCTGTATATCACCCATCGTGGAGCAGCATACGTTGGAGATTCGCTTCAGTTATTAGACTCACTTGAGAGCGATTCAATCGATCTAATCATGACTTCTCCTCCGTTTGCGCTACAGCGTGAAAAGACGTATGGCAATGTAGATCAACAGACTTACGTTGATTGGTTATTTGCGTTTTGCGAGAAGGTCTATCGCGTTCTGTCACAGACGGGCAGTTTCGTCCTGGATCTGGGTGGAGCATACCAAAGTAAACGTCCTGTCCGATCGCTCTATAACTATCGCATTCTGATCAAACTCTGCGATGAATTAGACTTTCGCCTAGCTGAAGAGTTCTTCTGGTACAACCCCTCTAAACTTCCTTCTCCAATCGAATGGGTAAACAAGCGCAAAATCCGAGCAAAAGATTCAGTTAATACAATCTGGTGGCTTTCTAAAACAGATTATCCCAAGGCAAATGTTAGTCAAGTCCTTGTTCCTTATTCTGAACGGATGAAGAAGCTTCAAGAAAATCCGCAGAAATACTATAAGCCAAAAGACCGTCCATCCGGTCATGATATTAGTACAAAATTTGCAACAGATAATGGTGGTGCAATTCCGTCGAATCTCTTACAAATTCCAAATACTGAAAGTAACTCTCGTTATCTTCAACTGTGTAAAGCTGTGGGTGTTGCTCCTCACCCTGCAAGATTTCCTCAAAAACTTCCAGATTTTTTTATTAATTTTCTGACCGAGCCAGGAGATACAGTACTTGATATTTTTGCTGGCTCTAATACAACTGGAATTTCTGCCGAGATAGGTCAACGCCAATGGATTGCGTTTGAACAGAATTTACAATATCTAGCAGCTTCTTCCTTTAGATTTCTAGAGAAATCAAGCAGTGATGCTCAAGCTGTTTCACTATTTAAGGAATTGCTTGAAACACAAACAACGATCGATATTTCTAGCTCCAATCAGCTTCATTTACCTGTTTAG
- a CDS encoding hypothetical protein (similar to AA sequence:cyanobase_aa:ssr2962), whose translation MNSLLTRITQTPGQCGGRPCIRGMRIRVSDILEMLAENVSTAEILEDFPDLESEDIQACLFFQKQTPQL comes from the coding sequence ATGAATTCCCTTCTCACTCGTATCACTCAAACTCCCGGACAGTGTGGCGGTCGTCCCTGCATTCGCGGCATGAGAATTCGTGTCAGTGACATTCTAGAAATGCTTGCAGAAAATGTCAGTACCGCAGAAATCCTAGAAGATTTTCCCGACCTAGAATCTGAAGACATTCAAGCTTGCTTATTCTTTCAAAAACAAACTCCCCAGCTTTGA
- a CDS encoding FKBP-type peptidyl-prolyl cis-trans isomerase (similar to AA sequence:cyanobase_aa:LBDG_17220): MREILISFGVMVVCVVLLIVAQVTGSRDSAIAGNLPTTEAAPVVQVAQAADLKPMTTPNPENKDAVTTSSGLKYTEVVEGTGATPEPGQLVTVHYTGTLTDGTKFDSSRDRGQPFKFKIGVGQVIKGWDEGVGTMKVGGRRMLEIPAELGYGSRGIGPIPPNSTLLFDVELLKVG; encoded by the coding sequence ATGAGAGAGATTTTGATCAGCTTCGGGGTAATGGTGGTCTGTGTGGTGCTGCTGATTGTGGCACAAGTGACGGGTTCCCGTGACAGCGCGATCGCTGGAAATTTACCCACGACCGAAGCTGCTCCTGTTGTACAAGTCGCGCAAGCTGCCGATCTAAAACCGATGACGACTCCAAATCCTGAGAACAAAGATGCAGTCACGACTTCTTCGGGGCTGAAGTATACCGAGGTCGTTGAAGGGACGGGCGCAACTCCTGAACCGGGTCAACTGGTCACGGTGCATTACACGGGCACGTTAACCGATGGCACGAAGTTTGATAGTTCCCGCGATCGCGGTCAACCGTTCAAGTTCAAAATCGGTGTCGGTCAAGTGATCAAGGGCTGGGATGAAGGAGTCGGCACGATGAAAGTCGGCGGTCGGCGGATGTTGGAAATTCCCGCAGAGTTGGGATACGGCAGTCGCGGTATTGGTCCGATTCCTCCAAATTCGACGCTGTTATTTGACGTGGAACTGCTCAAAGTCGGCTAA
- a CDS encoding hypothetical protein (hypothetical protein PCC8801_2909;~similar to AA sequence:cyanobase_aa:LBDG_17210), which translates to MDNNNWITQLLMLGVGTTSLVAEKLKDVGDQWVKDGKLNPDQAKGFVDDLMNQLKTEQGGFEAQMQRQLRNMLMDLGVPRQAEMDELRGRLDRLERQLRDLENKLWK; encoded by the coding sequence ATGGATAACAATAATTGGATCACGCAGCTTCTGATGCTAGGTGTGGGCACGACTTCTTTAGTCGCTGAGAAGCTCAAAGACGTAGGCGATCAGTGGGTCAAAGACGGCAAACTCAATCCTGATCAAGCAAAGGGCTTTGTCGATGATTTAATGAATCAACTCAAAACCGAGCAAGGTGGCTTTGAGGCTCAAATGCAGCGCCAACTTCGGAATATGCTCATGGATCTCGGTGTCCCACGTCAGGCTGAAATGGACGAACTGCGGGGAAGACTCGATCGCTTAGAGCGTCAACTGCGAGATTTAGAGAATAAGCTCTGGAAATAG
- a CDS encoding hypothetical protein (similar to AA sequence:cyanobase_aa:LBDG_17200) has protein sequence MSDPQTISAAVAALYNTYPFPPEPLLDEPPPGYNWRWNWLAAYSFCTGQKPKRQDIRILDAGCGTGVGTEYLVHLNPQAQVTGIDLSSGTLAVARERCQRSGADRVEFHHLSLYDADQLSGQFDLINCVGVLHHLPDPIRGIRSLSAKLAPGGLMHIFVYSELGRHEIQLMQEAIGLLQSDRSNYREGVAIGRQIFASLPPNNRLVRREQERWSMENTRDECFADMYVHPREVDYNIHTLFELIDASGLKFLGFSNPRQWEAARLFNHPDLLEKAEKLSDRERYRLIELLDPESVTHYEFFLGRDPLPRSDWSSDEALLNAIPERSPCMDGWESRCLFNFDYQIINLSEEEFEFMKACDGNQTRSTKEILAEIPISIEKVRSLQDQQLILLSP, from the coding sequence ATGTCAGATCCTCAAACGATTAGTGCTGCCGTTGCCGCACTTTATAATACTTATCCTTTTCCGCCTGAACCGTTGTTGGATGAGCCGCCACCTGGGTATAACTGGCGCTGGAATTGGCTTGCAGCTTATAGCTTTTGTACGGGGCAAAAACCGAAACGCCAGGATATTCGGATTCTGGATGCAGGTTGTGGAACCGGAGTTGGAACTGAATATTTAGTGCATTTGAATCCTCAAGCTCAGGTAACGGGGATTGATCTCAGTTCGGGAACGCTGGCTGTAGCGCGAGAACGATGTCAAAGATCGGGAGCCGATCGAGTTGAGTTTCACCATTTGAGTTTGTACGATGCGGATCAGTTGTCAGGACAGTTTGACTTGATCAACTGTGTGGGAGTGCTGCATCACTTACCTGATCCGATTCGGGGAATTCGATCGCTCTCCGCAAAACTCGCGCCTGGTGGATTGATGCACATTTTCGTCTATTCGGAATTGGGACGGCATGAAATTCAACTGATGCAAGAAGCGATCGGGCTTTTACAGTCGGATCGATCAAACTATCGAGAAGGGGTTGCGATCGGGCGACAAATATTCGCTTCTTTGCCTCCGAACAATCGATTAGTGCGACGTGAACAAGAACGCTGGTCGATGGAAAATACTCGCGATGAATGTTTTGCGGATATGTATGTGCATCCGCGTGAAGTTGATTACAACATTCATACTTTGTTTGAGTTGATTGATGCTTCGGGATTGAAGTTCTTGGGCTTCTCGAATCCGCGTCAGTGGGAAGCGGCTCGATTGTTCAATCATCCGGATCTGTTGGAAAAAGCAGAGAAATTGAGCGATCGAGAAAGATATCGCTTGATCGAATTGCTTGATCCAGAATCAGTTACGCACTACGAATTCTTTTTGGGACGAGACCCATTACCGCGATCGGATTGGAGTTCGGATGAGGCGCTGTTGAATGCGATTCCTGAGCGAAGTCCTTGTATGGATGGTTGGGAAAGTCGATGTTTATTTAATTTCGACTATCAGATCATTAACTTGTCAGAAGAAGAGTTCGAGTTTATGAAAGCTTGCGATGGGAATCAAACTCGATCGACGAAAGAGATTTTGGCTGAGATTCCGATTTCGATCGAGAAAGTGCGATCGCTGCAAGATCAGCAATTAATTCTGCTCAGTCCATAA
- a CDS encoding unknown protein (similar to AA sequence:cyanobase_aa:tlr2186) — protein sequence MFNWFDELKASIESGIKSGIEAGFKTTIEAIASGVQSLDQFWQVPEPAAPYEQIHAFTLNERPITQDCIVETGESWRIESYRERTVLLFEVTPPDVEECLLMCRAQMRSANLHKPAKLQLKGQNVAGWTFSRHIAIEGTTGWYACEVPFHFKKEQSTGNLFIAIEFEGGGVVWIKDLELLQAPVKKTVE from the coding sequence ATGTTTAACTGGTTTGACGAATTGAAGGCAAGTATTGAATCGGGCATAAAATCAGGCATCGAAGCTGGATTCAAAACTACGATCGAAGCGATCGCATCAGGCGTTCAGTCACTCGATCAGTTTTGGCAAGTTCCAGAACCCGCTGCACCGTATGAGCAAATTCACGCCTTTACACTGAATGAGCGACCGATTACCCAAGATTGTATTGTCGAAACAGGCGAAAGCTGGCGAATTGAATCTTATCGGGAGCGAACTGTTCTGTTATTTGAAGTGACACCGCCAGATGTCGAGGAATGTTTATTGATGTGTCGCGCTCAAATGCGATCGGCAAATCTCCATAAACCTGCAAAACTCCAATTGAAGGGACAAAATGTGGCAGGTTGGACATTCTCAAGACATATCGCGATCGAGGGCACAACGGGCTGGTATGCCTGCGAAGTCCCCTTTCATTTCAAGAAAGAACAATCCACAGGCAACCTTTTCATTGCGATTGAATTCGAGGGCGGCGGCGTAGTTTGGATTAAAGATTTAGAACTGCTCCAGGCTCCAGTGAAGAAAACCGTTGAATAG
- a CDS encoding metallothionein (similar to AA sequence:cyanobase_aa:NIES39_L02770): MATVTQMKCACEPCLCIVPTESAVQKDDKFYCSDACANGHPNGHGDCGHKGCNC, translated from the coding sequence ATGGCAACTGTAACTCAAATGAAATGCGCCTGTGAACCTTGTCTGTGTATTGTTCCAACCGAAAGCGCGGTTCAAAAAGACGATAAGTTCTATTGCAGTGATGCCTGTGCGAATGGACATCCAAACGGACATGGCGACTGTGGACACAAAGGCTGTAATTGCTGA
- a CDS encoding asparagine synthase (similar to AA sequence:cyanobase_aa:Syncc9605_2633) yields the protein MCGIGGIFQHDRQRPIDPEVLIGMAAIQSHRGPDGCGWKTIENSGVGFTHARLAIIDLNADRARQPFVSENQQVMIAHNGEFYDYKRIRADLTSRGYQFKSKSDTELLMHLTERFGLEGALPHLRGEFGFAVYEKEYDRLTLVRDRFGIKPLFWTMTPEGFVFGSEIKVLFAHPAVKRKISPHGLYHQLMQLMVPGTTAFEGVHAVQPGQMVIVEREDNQLRVRTKTYWDLNFPLLSDRTTQHDDEYYIETLRERFIEAIQLKLEADVPVACYLSGGIDSCTILGVAAACQQSPVKAFTVGFDNQDYDETEISKEMSRAVGADQDIVMTRGGELYDHFARAIWHTERSIYNTFTIAKMLLSDHVHRAGYRVVLTGEGSDELFAGYPQLRLDMIRHGMNDATPEERADLEAWLQESNRLFQGNLLAQNALDDPALTQLVGFTPSCLQSWLSMGSQVPELLHPDLREATLNYSPGEAIANALDSSQIAGRHPLDKVQYIWIKTQFESQVLGWAGDRVDMANSMEARPPFLDHHLVEFAVTLPPLMRFRGKRDKYVLREAMKGLLPKALYDRQKFAFMAPPSHTDVEKQRALRSLCDLYLSKRAIAEAGLLDATAVDQVLQRHADPNTPLSTRTQLDGIINHLLSVQLLHQQFVAADLPGLAKERSQSLNWQTQKPVLAGVV from the coding sequence ATGTGTGGCATTGGTGGCATTTTTCAGCACGATCGACAAAGACCGATTGATCCAGAAGTCCTCATCGGTATGGCAGCAATTCAATCGCATCGAGGACCCGATGGGTGTGGATGGAAAACGATCGAGAATTCTGGTGTCGGTTTCACTCATGCTCGCCTTGCCATTATTGATCTGAATGCCGATCGCGCTCGTCAGCCGTTTGTCTCTGAAAATCAGCAGGTGATGATTGCCCACAATGGCGAATTCTATGATTACAAACGGATTCGGGCGGATTTGACTTCACGCGGCTATCAATTTAAATCAAAGAGTGATACTGAACTCTTGATGCACTTAACCGAGCGGTTTGGATTAGAGGGAGCATTGCCACATCTGCGGGGAGAATTTGGATTTGCGGTTTATGAGAAAGAATACGATCGATTAACGTTGGTCCGCGATCGTTTTGGAATCAAACCATTGTTCTGGACAATGACCCCAGAAGGCTTTGTATTTGGTTCTGAAATCAAAGTATTGTTTGCTCATCCTGCCGTTAAGCGTAAGATCTCACCTCATGGACTCTATCATCAGTTGATGCAGCTAATGGTTCCTGGAACGACTGCTTTTGAGGGTGTTCATGCAGTGCAACCAGGGCAAATGGTGATTGTTGAGCGGGAAGATAATCAGCTTCGAGTTCGGACTAAAACCTATTGGGACTTGAACTTTCCGTTGTTAAGCGATCGTACTACTCAGCACGATGACGAATACTATATTGAAACGCTAAGAGAACGATTTATTGAAGCGATTCAACTCAAATTAGAAGCGGATGTTCCGGTTGCTTGCTATTTATCCGGTGGGATTGATTCTTGCACCATTTTAGGAGTTGCTGCCGCTTGCCAACAGTCGCCCGTCAAAGCCTTTACAGTTGGATTTGACAATCAGGACTACGACGAAACAGAGATTTCAAAAGAAATGTCGAGGGCAGTTGGAGCTGATCAAGACATTGTAATGACACGAGGTGGGGAGCTTTATGATCACTTTGCTCGTGCAATTTGGCATACAGAGCGGAGTATCTACAACACATTTACGATCGCTAAAATGCTCTTAAGTGATCACGTCCACCGAGCAGGCTATCGCGTTGTTCTGACAGGTGAAGGCTCAGACGAACTATTCGCAGGTTATCCACAGTTGCGATTAGATATGATTCGGCATGGAATGAATGATGCCACTCCCGAAGAACGCGCCGATCTTGAAGCATGGTTGCAAGAAAGTAATCGATTGTTCCAAGGCAATTTACTCGCTCAAAACGCCTTAGATGATCCAGCTTTAACTCAGTTAGTTGGTTTTACTCCAAGTTGCTTGCAATCCTGGTTATCAATGGGTTCACAAGTTCCAGAATTACTGCACCCTGATCTTCGGGAGGCAACCTTGAACTATTCACCAGGGGAAGCGATCGCGAATGCTCTCGATTCTTCTCAAATCGCTGGAAGACATCCACTTGATAAAGTTCAATACATTTGGATCAAAACTCAGTTTGAATCTCAAGTGTTGGGCTGGGCAGGCGATCGAGTAGACATGGCGAATTCAATGGAAGCTCGTCCACCATTTTTGGATCATCATCTAGTCGAATTTGCTGTCACTTTACCGCCATTGATGCGATTCCGAGGAAAGCGAGATAAGTATGTGCTGCGGGAAGCCATGAAAGGATTGTTGCCGAAAGCATTGTACGATCGGCAAAAATTCGCGTTCATGGCTCCACCTTCTCATACTGATGTAGAGAAACAACGAGCATTACGATCGCTCTGTGATTTGTATTTATCTAAACGTGCGATCGCGGAAGCTGGATTACTAGATGCAACGGCAGTCGATCAAGTTCTCCAGCGTCATGCTGATCCGAATACACCGCTTTCGACTCGAACTCAGTTAGATGGAATTATCAATCATTTGCTGAGTGTTCAACTGTTACATCAACAGTTTGTCGCGGCAGATTTACCAGGTTTAGCAAAAGAGCGATCGCAGTCTCTTAATTGGCAAACCCAAAAGCCCGTTTTAGCGGGTGTGGTTTAG
- a CDS encoding peptidase S8 and S53, subtilisin, kexin, sedolisin (similar to AA sequence:cyanobase_aa:LBDG_01820) encodes MTNPANPQGNASIPDENRGRILQRGGEELIVEKLDDRFAVNATSKQEAWDIVNKAPVQINPGAAPPQLTEFIVDPNQKDQVLNQVRLEDAVNYASHVYQIKDNPGSKLYVTNQITVQFDPNVKPEVIRSITQEFALEQVKQIPEIPNTFVYQLTANSTENPLKITNRLITRSEILTAEPNIIVRQEGYYRPKDPIYPKQWHLNHTGGQDLVAGSHVFAEQAWDVTRGSRSIVVAVMDDAVDLNHPDFQGMGKVVAPRDFKGRDFDPDPDSAGEDHGTSCAGVAVAEENGFGVVGVAPGCALMPIRTTGFLDDQTIEDLFGWAVDRGAAVISCSWGPSAVYYPLSLRQRAAITRAATQGRDGKGCVILFAAGNANRPTNGTINESGWRNNAISGNTNWLGGFTVHPDVITVSASTSLNKKAAYSNWGAEVAICAPSNNAPPGMGLPGIGYVATPPEVRSQLRGLGIVTADRRGNDGYDAGDFTYGFGGTSSACPLVAGVAALVLSANPDLTAQEVRQILQQTADKITDPDPDPQFGLRKGTYDANGRCDWFGYGKVNAAKATQTAIAKRVPLMVARSISSENNNMLMIPDGNPSGIVSDIQINETGTVKDIQVTVNITHAFLGDIEVSLISPSGRITLLQGRTLGRQTTLTRSYSLQTTPTLSRMLGQSAQGRWQLRVVDAIANDTGIINGWKLSIGI; translated from the coding sequence ATGACGAATCCCGCAAACCCCCAAGGAAACGCCAGCATTCCCGATGAAAATCGCGGTCGAATTCTCCAGCGCGGCGGCGAAGAACTGATTGTGGAAAAATTAGACGATCGCTTTGCTGTGAATGCAACTTCCAAACAAGAAGCGTGGGATATCGTCAATAAAGCTCCAGTGCAAATCAATCCCGGTGCTGCTCCGCCTCAGTTGACAGAATTTATTGTTGATCCGAACCAAAAAGATCAAGTTCTCAATCAAGTTCGGTTAGAAGACGCGGTGAACTATGCGAGTCACGTTTACCAGATCAAAGATAATCCGGGTTCAAAGCTTTATGTCACCAATCAAATTACGGTTCAGTTTGATCCGAATGTAAAACCGGAGGTGATTCGCTCGATCACTCAAGAGTTTGCGCTCGAACAAGTCAAACAAATTCCCGAAATTCCGAATACGTTCGTTTATCAACTGACCGCGAATTCGACTGAAAATCCGTTGAAGATTACGAATCGGTTGATTACTCGATCGGAAATTCTCACCGCAGAACCCAACATCATTGTTCGCCAAGAAGGATACTATCGCCCGAAAGATCCAATTTATCCAAAACAATGGCATCTCAATCACACAGGCGGACAGGATTTAGTTGCTGGCTCTCATGTGTTTGCTGAACAAGCTTGGGACGTTACTAGAGGGAGTCGATCGATTGTGGTTGCCGTTATGGATGATGCGGTTGATCTCAATCATCCTGACTTTCAAGGAATGGGCAAAGTTGTTGCACCTAGAGATTTCAAAGGTAGAGATTTTGATCCCGATCCCGATAGTGCAGGCGAAGACCATGGAACATCTTGCGCGGGAGTTGCGGTTGCAGAAGAAAACGGATTTGGTGTGGTGGGAGTTGCTCCCGGATGTGCTTTGATGCCGATTCGGACAACGGGATTTTTAGATGATCAAACGATCGAGGATTTGTTCGGCTGGGCAGTCGATCGGGGTGCTGCGGTGATTTCTTGCAGTTGGGGTCCGAGTGCAGTGTATTACCCACTTTCGCTACGACAACGGGCTGCAATTACTCGCGCTGCAACTCAAGGACGAGACGGAAAAGGCTGCGTGATCTTATTTGCTGCTGGAAACGCGAATCGTCCGACGAATGGAACGATCAATGAATCGGGCTGGCGAAACAATGCGATTAGCGGGAATACCAATTGGCTTGGAGGCTTCACAGTTCACCCAGATGTGATCACAGTTTCAGCTTCCACCAGTTTGAACAAGAAGGCAGCTTATAGTAATTGGGGGGCTGAAGTGGCGATCTGTGCGCCGAGTAATAATGCTCCTCCTGGAATGGGATTGCCTGGAATTGGGTATGTGGCGACTCCTCCAGAAGTGCGATCGCAACTCCGAGGATTAGGAATTGTAACTGCCGATCGACGTGGCAATGATGGTTATGATGCAGGAGATTTCACTTATGGATTTGGGGGTACATCAAGTGCTTGTCCCTTAGTGGCGGGAGTTGCCGCGTTAGTTCTATCTGCAAATCCAGATCTAACCGCTCAAGAAGTCCGGCAAATCTTACAGCAAACCGCAGACAAGATTACTGATCCCGATCCCGATCCACAGTTTGGATTGCGGAAAGGAACTTACGATGCGAATGGTCGCTGTGATTGGTTTGGATATGGAAAAGTGAATGCCGCGAAAGCAACTCAAACCGCGATCGCTAAAAGAGTTCCGTTGATGGTTGCCCGATCGATTTCCAGCGAAAACAATAATATGCTAATGATTCCTGATGGCAATCCTTCTGGCATTGTTAGCGACATTCAGATCAATGAGACTGGAACCGTTAAAGATATTCAAGTCACTGTAAACATCACTCATGCTTTTCTGGGTGATATTGAAGTAAGTCTGATCTCACCCTCTGGGCGAATTACTTTATTGCAAGGTCGAACATTAGGAAGACAAACGACTTTGACTCGATCGTATTCTCTGCAAACGACACCAACCTTAAGCAGAATGTTAGGGCAATCCGCTCAAGGTCGGTGGCAATTGAGAGTTGTAGATGCGATCGCGAATGATACCGGAATCATTAATGGATGGAAATTGTCGATCGGGATCTAA
- a CDS encoding glutathionylspermidine synthase-like protein (similar to AA sequence:cyanobase_aa:LBDG_01800), with the protein MSNPFQSVERDRFFRQLQMPWYNLAMVNGVSPVPEPYALYHCHPVTEKQILEMKRSAERVGEVFFFR; encoded by the coding sequence ATGAGTAACCCATTTCAAAGTGTGGAACGCGATCGCTTTTTTCGTCAACTCCAAATGCCTTGGTACAATCTCGCGATGGTGAATGGCGTTTCACCTGTACCTGAACCTTATGCGCTCTATCACTGTCATCCGGTGACGGAAAAGCAAATTCTAGAAATGAAGCGATCGGCGGAACGAGTGGGCGAGGTGTTCTTCTTTCGGTAG